GAGTCGATAGTAGACGGAGATGAACTCGTACCAGTTCTTCACCGCGCGCCGCATCTTGCGTTCGAACTCGGCGAAGCTGCCTTTGGAGAAGTCGCCGCCGGCGGCGTGCGCGGCGATGATGTCCTTGGAGGCGATGCGGGCGCTGTTGAGCGCGATGCTGACGCCGGTGGAGAAGATCGGGTCGACGAACCGGGCGGCGTCACCGACGAGCACGAACCGGTCGCCGCAGATCTCCTTCATGACGTAGCTGTAGTCGCCCTCGGCCTTGAACGGGCGCAGCCGCTTCGCCTTCTTCAGCGCGGCTTCGAGCTCGGGCCGGCTGCTCACGTACTCCCAGAAGAAGCCTTCACGGTCCACATTGGCCTCGGCGAAGCGGTCCTTGCGGGTGACCACGCCGATGCTGGTGACGGTATCGGTGATCGGGATCTGCCAGACCCAGGTGTCCTTGATGGGCAGGAAGTGCACGAAGATGAAGTCCTGCCGCTCGGGGTCGACCGCCACCGAGCCGCGGTCCAGCCCCTCGAACCAGGTGTGGATCGCGTACTGGTTGAAAACCGGGTCGGAGGTCTTCAGCTTCAGTTTGCGGCCCAGCAGCGTCTGCCGGCCCGACGCGTCGACGACAAGCTTCGCCGTGAAGTCCACCTGCCGCGGGCCGAAGCGGGTGCTCACCCGCACCGCGTCCGGGTCGTCAAAGTCCACGTCGAGCACGCGGGCGCCGCTGAAAACGGTGGCGCCGCAGCTCTCGGCGTGTTTGAGCAGGATCAGGTCGAACTTGCCGCGGTCGACGTGGTACGTGTAGTCGCGATCGACCTCCGGCTGGTCCCGCTCGACGAAGGTGATCTCGGCCGCCTTGAAGCCGTGGTGCAGGCCGGTGAAGCCGTTGTGCGGCACATTGCGCGACTCGGCGGAAGTCCACGCGGCGCCGTACTTGCGGGGGAAGCCGGCCTTGTCGATCTCGTCCATCACGCCGATCTCCAGCAGCACCGGGGTGGTGGCCGGCACCAGCGACTCCCCGACGTGCTCGCGAGGAAACAGCTCCGACTCCAGCACCGCCACCGACATGCCCGCCCGGGCCAGGTAGGACGCGGTAGTCGAGCCGCCAGGGCCGCCGCCGATGACGATGACGTCATAGTCCGTGCTCATCAGATTCCTCCGTCGGTCGCGGGTATGCCGCTCAGGGCGTCGACCATCGCGGCGATGCTGCGCACGTCCTTGAAGTTGCTGGCCACCATCTGCATCGGCGGGACGCTCACGCCGAGCTCGTCGCGGATGTAGTTGAGCAGGATGGCGGTCTTGAGCGAGTCGAGGATGCCCAGCTCGATCAGGGGTGTGCCGGCCTCGATCAGGTCTGCCATGTCCTTGGGCCGCAGCGTGGAGTTGATGAACTCCAGCAGCTTGTCCTCGGTTTTCTCGTCGGCCATGTCGCTCCTCGCTGTGGTGTGCCGGACGGATGGTCAGCCGTACCAGGGTGGTGCGTGCCGGATACGTACGACGGCGGCGGCCACGGTCACGCCCGGCCCGTGGCCGAGCAGCAGCACGTGGTCGCCGGGTCGCAGCTCTCCGCCGGTGAGCAGGTGGTCCAGGGCGGCGATCTGATCGCTCGCACCCAGCTGCCCGACGTTCCGTGCGAACGCCCAGGTGCCGGCGGCCTCCGGGAGTCCGAGCGCGGCCAGCAGGGCGGTGACCGCGACCCGCCCGGCGGCGGGTCCGGCCACCCGGGTCACCCGGCCCGGATCGACGCCGGCTTCGGCCAGCGCCCGGTGGGCGACCTCGCGCAGCCGTGCACCGGCCTCGGCGAGCAGGGTGGGGACGTCCTTGCGGTACGCGGCGGCGCGCCGGCCGAAGTCGACGCCGCGTCCGGCGGTGGCGCCGGGCGGAAACAGCGGCTCACCGGCGCGGTACAGCTCCTCGTCCTCGGTGTAGGTGGCCACCTGGACGGCGAGCAGCTCGGCGAAGCCCGGCTCGCGGGTGAGCAGGGCCGCGGTCGCGGCGTCCCCGGCGATCTGGCCGGGCCCGGCGGACCAGCGTTTGAACAGCGGCGTGCCGAAGTTGTCCGCGGCGACCAGCAGCGCCGCCTGCCGGTCCGGGTCGGCCGTGAGGTACCGGGCCGCCAGCGCCAGCGCGCCGAACATGCCGGTGCTGCCCTGCTGTACCTGCACCGCCAGCGTGGCGCCGCCGACCAGGTGTCGCTGGAGGTGGTACTGCGGCTGCCAGCCGTCCGGGCCCTGGTGCCAGGTGTTGACGTAGAGCAGCAGGTCGGTGTCGGCCGGGCGGCGCCCGCAGCGCTTGTACGCCTCCTGCGCCGCCAGCAGCGCCATCTCGGGTGCGGGCGTGTCGCCGGCGACGGCCGAGCCGGCCCAGTCCTGCGCGGCCGCCTCCTCGGCCCGGTAGCGGCGTTTGGCGACTGCGGCCTCGATCCCGGTGGTGGGAGGCAGATAGCTGCCGACGGCGGCGAGGTAGGCGGTCACACGCCCACCACCGGACGCTCCTCGACCTCCGCCGGGGCCGCGTCGTCGGCGGCGCCGGACAGCAGCTCCACGAGGTGTTCGGTGATCGCGACGACGGTCGGCTGGTGCCACAGAAGGGTGGCCGGCAGGGGGTGGCCGAAACGGCGTTCCAGCCGGCGGCGGATCAGCAGCGTCATCACCGAGTCCAGGCCCTGCTCCACCAGCGAGCGGCGCGGGTCCAGGGACTGCGCGGGCAGCCGCATCTCGCCGGCGATCTGGCCGCCGACCTCGTCGCGTACCCGATCGCGCAGCTGCTCCTCGGGCAGTCCGGCGAACTCCGCCGCGCCGCCCCCTCCGTCCGGCTGCTCGTCCCGCTCCACCGGGAGCGCGTCGAGCAGCGGCAGTCGCTGGACACCGGGCTCGGGCGGCAGCGTACGCAGCACCGGGTAGTGCCCACCGCCGTGCCGGGCCGCCAGGTCCCAGGCGGCGAACGCCTCGGCGGCGGCGATGTCGCCGACACCGCGAGCGCGCAGCTCCGCGTCGACCACCGCGTTGACCGCCATGCCCTGCCCGCGCCAGGACGTCCAGCCGAAGCTGAACGTGCCGGGGCAGCCGTCGTCGCGGCGGCGCGCGGCGAACGCGTCCAGATAGGCGTTGGCGGCGCCGTAGCTGGCCTGACCGGGCAGGCCGAGCAGCTGGCCGCAGGAGGAGAAGAGGACGAGGAAGTCCAGGCTGCCGGGTGGGAACAGCCTGTCCAGGACGCGGGCGCCGTCCACTTTGGGGCGCAGGACGGTACGCATCGAGGATTCGTCCACATTGGAGATGAGGCGGTTGTCGAGGACGCCGGCGGCGTGCACCACGCCCCGGATCGGCGGCATGCCCAGCGCCTCCGGCGTCAGTGCCTGGGCGGCTCGCGCGGCGTCGGTGATGTCGAGGCTGATCAGGCGGACCGCGACACCGAGCGCCTCCAGTGCGTGCAGCTCCGGGTCCCATTCGGCGCGCGGCGGGACCGGGCTGCGACCGGCCAGCACGATCCGGCGGGCGCCGCGTTCGACCAGCCAGCGGGCCACCTCACGGCCGAGCACGCCGAGGCCACCGGTGATCAGGTACGTGCCGTCCGGGTGGCAGCGCAGCGGCCCGGTGACCGGTTCGCGCGCGATCCGGGCCAGCCTGGCGACCGCGGCCGCGCCGTCGCGGAGCCGGACCACGTCGTCCGGGGGAGCGGCGTCCAGCACCCGCCGCAGAGTGTCCACTGTGCTCACCAGCTGCGCGGGATCGAGGTCGAGCACGCCGCCCCACAGTCGCGGGTGCTCGCCGCCGACGACCCGGCCCAGACCCCACAGGGTGGCGTGGTCGGCGTTCCGTACGTCGGCGCCGGCGGTGACCGCCCACAGCCGCGTCCCGTCCGGCGAGCCGGCGGCGAGGCGTTGGACGGCCGAGGTCAGCAGCCACGCCGCCTCTTCGGCGGTGTCGGGCGGGACCACGAGCACGTCGGCGGGGCCGGTCAGCGCGGCCAGCTCGGAGGGGTCGGTGAGGCGCGTGGCGGCCAGCCCGTCGCGGAGACCGGCCAGCAGCGGCCCGTCCGGCCCGAGCAGGAGCAGCGGTCGCGCGCTGGCGTCCGGGGCGGGCTCGGGCAGTTCCAGCGGCACCCAGGTGACCTCGTGCACGAGCTGATGCGGGCCGGTGGCGACGGCGCCGTGGCCCAGCTCGGCGTACGTCAGCCCGTCCAGCGCCGCCCGCACCCGCCCGTCGGGGTTGGCGATCAGCACGCGTACCGCGTCGCCGCCGTCCGGGTCGAGGACGACCTGGACCAGGGCGCGCTCCGGCGGCTCGCCGCTGACCCGCAGCCGGCCCACGGCGGCGACCATCCGCAGCGCCGGCTCGCCGGGATAGGCGGACGGGGCGATCGACAGCGCGGCGTCGAGCAGCGGTCCCCAGGTGGGTGGCGCGGACGCGGCGGCGTTCTCCGCGTGCGGCGCGCGTACTGCGGCGCGCAGGCCGGTGGGGGCGCGGGTCAGGGACTCCACCTGCCAGGTGAACGCCATACTCGGCACCCCGACACCGGCCAGGTGGCGCAGGATCTCGTCCGGGTCGGCCTCCTGACTTCCGGGCAGCGGCGCGCCCAGCGCGGCGGGCAGCGGCACCGGCCCGGTGAGTGCGGCGGCGTGGGTCAGCCAGGAGCCGTCCTCGTCGTCGGCGGCCCGGGACGCCAGCCGGACCCCGCCCCCGTCCTCGATGACCTGCACCTCGCGTTCCTGGTCCACGGGCAGCGGCAGGCGCAGCACCAGGTCGGTGAGCGATTCGCTCGCGCCGGCCCGCAGGAAGGTGGTGATCAGCACCGCGGCCGGCAGGATCTCCACGCCGTTGATGGTGTGGCTGCCGGGATACGGGCGGCGGCTGGCGTCCAGCAGAGTGCGCCACAGCCGCAGCGACTGCCCGGCGACCGGCACTGCCGCGCCGAGCAGGGTGTGCGAGTCGACGTCGTGTGCGAGTCCGTCGCCGCTGCCGCCGGGCATGGCCGCGCGCCAGTGGGGGCGCCGCTGCCAGGCGACCGTGGGCAGGTCGGCCAGCTCGCCGGTGGGCTGGAGCGCGCCCCAGTCCACTGGGTACCCGTGACAGAACAGCTCGCCGGCGTTTGTCAGCAGGCTCTGTGACTCGTCGGTGTCGCGGCGGAGCGTGCCGGTCACCACCGCGTCCGGGAGGGTCTCGGCGATCGAGTGGGTCACCACGGGGTGCGCGGAGATCTCCAGGAACGCGGTGTACCCGTCCTCGGCGGCGGCTCGCACCGCGGCGGCCAGGCGCACCGGGTTGCGCAGGTTCGCCGCCCAGTAGCCGCCGTCCAGCGGGCGGGTCGAGCGCGGGTCGGACATCGCGGTGGAGTAGACGGGGATGCCCGGCGCGACAGGTTCGAGGTCTTCGGCCGCCTCCGCCAGGTCGGAGAGCAGGGCGTCCATGTGCGGGCTGTGGAACGCCACGTCGGAGGCGACCCGGCGGACCGACACTCCGTCCGCCTTCCACCGCTCGACCAGCTCGTCGATGGCGGCCGGGTCACCGGCAACCACTGTGGACAGTGGCGAGGACCAGATCGCCGGTACCGCGTCGGTACGGCCGGCCAGAACCGCGGCGACGTCCTCGAACGGCAGCCCGACCATGGCCATCGCGCCCTTGCCGGCGACCTGGGTGAGCAGCGCCGAGCGGCGGCAGATCAGCCGGGCGCCATCCTCCAGGCTCAGCGCGCCGGCCACCACGGCGGCGGCGATTTCGCCCACCGAGTGGCCGATCACCGCGTCGGGGCGGACGCCGGCGGCGCGCCACAGCTCGGCCAGGCCGAGCTGCATCACGAAGATCATCGTCTGGACCCGGTCAACGGTGGCCAGATCGCCGTCGGTGAGCACCTGGCGGGGGGAGAAGCCGATCTCCTCCAGGAAGATCGGCTCGAGCTGGTCGACAACGGCGGCGAACGCCGGCTGCTCGGCCAGCAGCCGCCGGCCCATGCCCGCCCACTGCGAGCCGTGTCCGGAGAAGACCCAGACCAGCCCCGCGCCCGGCTCGACGGTCGCGCCGGTGGCGGTACCGCGCTCGCTGTCCCCGGCGGCGACCGTGCGCAGGCGCGCGGCGAGCTCCCGCCGGTCGGCGGCGACCACCGCGGCCCGGTGACCCAGGTGGGTACGGCGCGCGGTCAGGGTGTGCCCGACCGAGGCGAGCGGGGTATCGGCGCCGGGGCCGTCCAGCCAGGCGGCCAGTGCCCCGGCGGACTCGCGCAGTGCCGGCTCGGAGTGCGCGGTCAGCGGGTACAGCCGCGCGGCGGGGGCGGCGGGCACGCGGGCCGGGGCAGGCTCTGCGGGAGCCTCCTCCAGGACGACGTGTGCGATCGTGCCGCCGTAGCCGAAGCCGGACACTCCGGCCCGGCGCGGCGCGTCACCGGCGGGCCAGGCCGTGGGCTCGGTGACCACGCGCAGGCCGTTGTTCGCCCAGTCGATCGCCGGGTTGCCGGTGGTGTGGTTCAGGCTCGGCGGTATCCGCTCGTGCCGCAGCGCCAGCACCACCTTGATCAGGCTGGCCACGCCGGCGGCCGCCTCCAGGTGGCCGATGTTCGACTTCACCGAGCCGATCAGGCACGGCTCGTCCGGCAGGCGCCCGGTGCCGTAGACGGCGCTGAGCGCGCCGGCCTCCAGCGGGTCGCCGAGGCGGGTGCCGGTGCCGTGCGCCTCCACGTAGCCGACGGAGGCCGCGTCCACCCCGGCCTGCCGGACCGCGCGGCCGATCACGTGCGCCTGGGCGGGACCGCTGGGCGCCATGATGCCGTTCGTGCGCCCGTCCTGGTTCACCGCGCTGCCGCGGATCACGGCCAGCACCCGGTCGCCGTCGCGGCGCGCGTCCGCCAGCAGCTTGAGCACCAGCACGCCGCACCCCTCGCCGCGGCCGTAGCCGTCGGCCGATGCGTCGAACGACTTGCACCGCCCGTCGGGGGCCATCGCCCCGGCCGCGTCCAGGGTCAGCGTCAGACCCGGGGAGACGATCAGATTGACGCCCGCGGCCAGCGCGAGCGGCCCCTCGCCGGCGCGCAGGCTCTGGCAGGCCAGGTGCACCGCGACAAGCGAGGCGGAGCAGGCGGTGTCCACGGCCATGCTCGGGCCGCGCAGGTCCAGGGCGTACGAGACGCGGTTGGCGACCGCGCACATCGCCGCGCCGATCCCGGTCCACGCCTCGATGCCGGGCAGGTCCTCCAGCAGCCGCCGGCCGTAGTCGTCGGAGCCGACACCGACGAACACGCCGGTGTCCCCGCCGGCCAGCGTGTGCGGGGGTATGCCGGCGTGCTCCAGGGCCTCCCACGCCACCTCCAGCAGCAGCCGCTGCTGGGGGTCCATCAGCGCCGCCTCGCGCGGGCTGAGGCCGAAGAACTCGGCGTCGAAGCCCTCGATGTCCGGCAGGAAGCCGCCGAAGCGGGTGGCCCGGCGCAACGTCGCGGCGACGTCGGCACCCAGCTCGGCGTACGGCGCCCAGCGCTCGCCGGGCAGCTCACCGATGCCGTCGCCGCCGCGGGCCAGCAGCTGCCAGAACCGCTCCGGCGAGTCGGCGCCGCCGGCGAACCGGCAACCCAACCCGACCACAGCGACCGGTTCTACTCCCATCGATGCCATGCCCCCTTCGCGCCTCGCGACGGCAACTCGACTACAGCCACGGCGGTGGCTCGAGGAGACGAACCACCGCGCTGGAGATGGTGATGCCCGGGCCGATGCTGGCCAGCAGGACGTGCTCGCCCGGGCGCAGCTCGCCGGTGTCGAGCAGGTGCTCCAGAGCCACGATGTGGTCGCTGGAGCCCAGGTGCCCGACGGTACGGCCGAAGTCGAACGTGGAGCGTGACATCGGCAGGCCGATCGCGCCCATGCCGCGGTGCTCCACGATCTCCCGCGAGTAGTGCATGAAGGCCGCGCGGGCCACCTGCCCCAACTCGATGCCGGCCTCGGCGAGCGCGCGCCCGGCCACGGTCACCAGCTGCTGGTGCACCGTCATCCAGACCGAGGTGCCGAAGCCGGCGCCGGCGCGGCGGTTGAAAACGGCGGTACGGTCGCTGAAGTTCAGGCCCCGACCGAGCGTGGGCCCGGGCGGAAACAGCGGCTCGCCGCAGCGGTGCACCTCTTCCGCCTCGGCCACCGCGGTCGTACAGGTCGACAGCAGCCGCGCGAACCCGCCGCGGCGGCCGAGGACCAGGGCGCTGGCGCCGTCGCCGGCGAGGTAGCCCGGGC
This genomic stretch from Phytohabitans houttuyneae harbors:
- a CDS encoding NAD(P)/FAD-dependent oxidoreductase gives rise to the protein MSTDYDVIVIGGGPGGSTTASYLARAGMSVAVLESELFPREHVGESLVPATTPVLLEIGVMDEIDKAGFPRKYGAAWTSAESRNVPHNGFTGLHHGFKAAEITFVERDQPEVDRDYTYHVDRGKFDLILLKHAESCGATVFSGARVLDVDFDDPDAVRVSTRFGPRQVDFTAKLVVDASGRQTLLGRKLKLKTSDPVFNQYAIHTWFEGLDRGSVAVDPERQDFIFVHFLPIKDTWVWQIPITDTVTSIGVVTRKDRFAEANVDREGFFWEYVSSRPELEAALKKAKRLRPFKAEGDYSYVMKEICGDRFVLVGDAARFVDPIFSTGVSIALNSARIASKDIIAAHAAGGDFSKGSFAEFERKMRRAVKNWYEFISVYYRLNVLYTAFVQDPRYRIGVLKLLQGDVYDDAEPTTLNEMKAIVTAVENDPTHLWHPYLGTLRAPLTAPVG
- a CDS encoding type I polyketide synthase, with amino-acid sequence MGVEPVAVVGLGCRFAGGADSPERFWQLLARGGDGIGELPGERWAPYAELGADVAATLRRATRFGGFLPDIEGFDAEFFGLSPREAALMDPQQRLLLEVAWEALEHAGIPPHTLAGGDTGVFVGVGSDDYGRRLLEDLPGIEAWTGIGAAMCAVANRVSYALDLRGPSMAVDTACSASLVAVHLACQSLRAGEGPLALAAGVNLIVSPGLTLTLDAAGAMAPDGRCKSFDASADGYGRGEGCGVLVLKLLADARRDGDRVLAVIRGSAVNQDGRTNGIMAPSGPAQAHVIGRAVRQAGVDAASVGYVEAHGTGTRLGDPLEAGALSAVYGTGRLPDEPCLIGSVKSNIGHLEAAAGVASLIKVVLALRHERIPPSLNHTTGNPAIDWANNGLRVVTEPTAWPAGDAPRRAGVSGFGYGGTIAHVVLEEAPAEPAPARVPAAPAARLYPLTAHSEPALRESAGALAAWLDGPGADTPLASVGHTLTARRTHLGHRAAVVAADRRELAARLRTVAAGDSERGTATGATVEPGAGLVWVFSGHGSQWAGMGRRLLAEQPAFAAVVDQLEPIFLEEIGFSPRQVLTDGDLATVDRVQTMIFVMQLGLAELWRAAGVRPDAVIGHSVGEIAAAVVAGALSLEDGARLICRRSALLTQVAGKGAMAMVGLPFEDVAAVLAGRTDAVPAIWSSPLSTVVAGDPAAIDELVERWKADGVSVRRVASDVAFHSPHMDALLSDLAEAAEDLEPVAPGIPVYSTAMSDPRSTRPLDGGYWAANLRNPVRLAAAVRAAAEDGYTAFLEISAHPVVTHSIAETLPDAVVTGTLRRDTDESQSLLTNAGELFCHGYPVDWGALQPTGELADLPTVAWQRRPHWRAAMPGGSGDGLAHDVDSHTLLGAAVPVAGQSLRLWRTLLDASRRPYPGSHTINGVEILPAAVLITTFLRAGASESLTDLVLRLPLPVDQEREVQVIEDGGGVRLASRAADDEDGSWLTHAAALTGPVPLPAALGAPLPGSQEADPDEILRHLAGVGVPSMAFTWQVESLTRAPTGLRAAVRAPHAENAAASAPPTWGPLLDAALSIAPSAYPGEPALRMVAAVGRLRVSGEPPERALVQVVLDPDGGDAVRVLIANPDGRVRAALDGLTYAELGHGAVATGPHQLVHEVTWVPLELPEPAPDASARPLLLLGPDGPLLAGLRDGLAATRLTDPSELAALTGPADVLVVPPDTAEEAAWLLTSAVQRLAAGSPDGTRLWAVTAGADVRNADHATLWGLGRVVGGEHPRLWGGVLDLDPAQLVSTVDTLRRVLDAAPPDDVVRLRDGAAAVARLARIAREPVTGPLRCHPDGTYLITGGLGVLGREVARWLVERGARRIVLAGRSPVPPRAEWDPELHALEALGVAVRLISLDITDAARAAQALTPEALGMPPIRGVVHAAGVLDNRLISNVDESSMRTVLRPKVDGARVLDRLFPPGSLDFLVLFSSCGQLLGLPGQASYGAANAYLDAFAARRRDDGCPGTFSFGWTSWRGQGMAVNAVVDAELRARGVGDIAAAEAFAAWDLAARHGGGHYPVLRTLPPEPGVQRLPLLDALPVERDEQPDGGGGAAEFAGLPEEQLRDRVRDEVGGQIAGEMRLPAQSLDPRRSLVEQGLDSVMTLLIRRRLERRFGHPLPATLLWHQPTVVAITEHLVELLSGAADDAAPAEVEERPVVGV
- a CDS encoding acyl carrier protein, giving the protein MADEKTEDKLLEFINSTLRPKDMADLIEAGTPLIELGILDSLKTAILLNYIRDELGVSVPPMQMVASNFKDVRSIAAMVDALSGIPATDGGI
- a CDS encoding ketoacyl-ACP synthase III family protein, which codes for MTAYLAAVGSYLPPTTGIEAAVAKRRYRAEEAAAQDWAGSAVAGDTPAPEMALLAAQEAYKRCGRRPADTDLLLYVNTWHQGPDGWQPQYHLQRHLVGGATLAVQVQQGSTGMFGALALAARYLTADPDRQAALLVAADNFGTPLFKRWSAGPGQIAGDAATAALLTREPGFAELLAVQVATYTEDEELYRAGEPLFPPGATAGRGVDFGRRAAAYRKDVPTLLAEAGARLREVAHRALAEAGVDPGRVTRVAGPAAGRVAVTALLAALGLPEAAGTWAFARNVGQLGASDQIAALDHLLTGGELRPGDHVLLLGHGPGVTVAAAVVRIRHAPPWYG
- a CDS encoding ketoacyl-ACP synthase III family protein produces the protein MRTPDTYITGLGSCVPATVAVADAVADGRYLAEDAALHGLTAVAVAGDVPAPELGLRAARAALERAGQEAELVSLLLYATSWHQGPDGWPPQHHLQRRLGLDRALAMELRHGCNGMFSAFELAASHLAAGPVDEAALLVAADNFSTPMVDRWRMGPGYLAGDGASALVLGRRGGFARLLSTCTTAVAEAEEVHRCGEPLFPPGPTLGRGLNFSDRTAVFNRRAGAGFGTSVWMTVHQQLVTVAGRALAEAGIELGQVARAAFMHYSREIVEHRGMGAIGLPMSRSTFDFGRTVGHLGSSDHIVALEHLLDTGELRPGEHVLLASIGPGITISSAVVRLLEPPPWL